The genome window GATGTCGAGCCCGCGCCAGCCGCGCTTGCGTCCCTCGCGCTCGATCGTGCACAGCCAGCGGATGAGTCCCTTGCCCGAGACCGGGTCCACGAACAGGTCCTCGCTCACGAAGCGGATCTTCCCGAACGCGCCCGCGAACTGGGGCGCGAACGCGGCGCGCACGGCGGCCTTGCCGCGGCTCCTTTTGCCGTTGAACTCGTCGTAGACGATGTCGTCGGCGAAGAAGCCCATGACCGCGTCGAGGTCGTCGCGGTTGAAGGCGTCGGTGAAGCGGGTCACGAGGTCGGACAGCTCGGAGTGAGTCACCAGCTTGCTCCCGGGTGCGCGCGCGCCACCGACTGCATCTCCGACAACAGGTGGTCGAGATGCTCGCCGTGTTTGCCTGCCCGGCCGCCGCTGGCGGGATAGGGCAGGGGCGCGGGCGGCTGAAGCTTGGCCTGGGCCATCAGGCCCTGCAGGTCGCGCGTGAAGACCGGCTGGAGCGCCGCGAGATCGGCCCCGACGCCCGAGGCGGCGAGCGCGCGGTCGAGCGCATCGGGAGTCACCAGCTCGGCGGTGAACGGCCACAGCTCGTCGAGCGCGCTCTGGAGGCGCGCGTGACTCTCCTCGGTCCCCAGGCCGAGCCGGAGCCACCAGCCGCGCGCGTGGCGCACGTGGTAGCGCACCTCGTTCTGCGCGGCGCCGGCGATGGCGGCCAGCCGCGCGTCGGCGGAGCGCGTGAGCGCGGCGAGCAGCGGCGCGCCGGCCGTGTCGAACAGCACCTGGCGAGCGATCGTGCGCGCGAAGTCGCCGTTGGGCTGCTCCACGAGCAGACAGCTCCGGAACTCGGTCGGTCCGCGCAGGAACGCGAGCGCGTCGGCGTCGCGGCCGGCGCCCTCGAGCTCGGCCGCCAGCGCGAGGAACTGACTCGCCTGGCCGATCAGGTCGAGCGCCAGGTTCGCCAGCGCGATGTCCTCTTCGAGGATCGGCGCGTGGCCGCACCACTCCGACAGCCGGTGACCCAGCACCAGCCGGTCGTCGCCCAGGCGCAGCAGGTACTCGAACAGCTCGCGACTCACTCCTTCGCTCCCTTGTAGAAGCGCGGGTGCCGGTAGAGCTTCGCCGGTCCGGGGCCGAGCAGGAACGGCGAGTCGTCGGGCGTGGTCGAGGAGATGTGCCGCGCCTCCACCACCCAGAGACTCGTGACCGGCCCGCGGCGCGCGTAGGTGTCGCGCGCGTTCTCGAGCGCGAGCTCCGCGTCGGGCGCGTGCACGCTGCCCGCGTGCTCGTGCGGCTGGCCGGTCTTCTCCTGCACGAACACCTCCCAGAGCGCCCACTCCGTGCGCGCGGCCTGGGGCT of Myxococcota bacterium contains these proteins:
- the paaB gene encoding 1,2-phenylacetyl-CoA epoxidase subunit PaaB, producing MGARGRRSVRRKAALARKPQAARTEWALWEVFVQEKTGQPHEHAGSVHAPDAELALENARDTYARRGPVTSLWVVEARHISSTTPDDSPFLLGPGPAKLYRHPRFYKGAKE
- the paaC gene encoding 1,2-phenylacetyl-CoA epoxidase subunit PaaC — its product is MSRELFEYLLRLGDDRLVLGHRLSEWCGHAPILEEDIALANLALDLIGQASQFLALAAELEGAGRDADALAFLRGPTEFRSCLLVEQPNGDFARTIARQVLFDTAGAPLLAALTRSADARLAAIAGAAQNEVRYHVRHARGWWLRLGLGTEESHARLQSALDELWPFTAELVTPDALDRALAASGVGADLAALQPVFTRDLQGLMAQAKLQPPAPLPYPASGGRAGKHGEHLDHLLSEMQSVARAHPGASW
- a CDS encoding nuclear transport factor 2 family protein, with the protein product MTHSELSDLVTRFTDAFNRDDLDAVMGFFADDIVYDEFNGKRSRGKAAVRAAFAPQFAGAFGKIRFVSEDLFVDPVSGKGLIRWLCTIEREGRKRGWRGLDILHVVEGRIAEKLTYAKAERLALDEVP